The Xiphophorus hellerii strain 12219 chromosome 22, Xiphophorus_hellerii-4.1, whole genome shotgun sequence genome has a window encoding:
- the cuedc2 gene encoding CUE domain-containing protein 2, translating into MDLHKIIHSALHEFIQTYIPDADLSTLDDVLLSYITGVLEDLGSQQSVEENFDVEVFGEMLEAYIPGFAEIDSVKVCEMMFSLASKLATARTSENSVPKTGTEEVSLKLDALTSQPEPGQEPPCLKPQTEGATAKLSASEWESQEQHLLEMFPKCSLSEARSALSIAKGDMEEAVRLIIEGDVQLSPTPINVNQGKSISSLADQKLKESILEKYMLVDSEEDNKTHRPVAPKDAPKKLVRYHGNQVVTTKGERYQLVKKNETDDMKKTYVNLKPARKYRFH; encoded by the exons ATGGACCTCCACAAAATCATCCACAGTGCCCTGCACGAATTTATCCAGACGTACATTCCTGATGCAGATCTCAG cacaCTGGATGATGTTCTTCTGTCGTACATCACTGGGGTCCTGGAGGACCTGGGGTCCCAGCAGAGCGTTGAGGAGAATTTTGATGTGGAGGTCTTTGGAGAAATGCTGGAAGCCTACATACCCGGGTTTGCCGAAATAGACAG TGTCAAAGTCTGTGAAATGATGTTCAGTCTGGCTTCAAAACTGGCCACTGCTCGGACGTCGG aaaacagtgTGCCTAAGACAGGGACAGAAGAGGTTTCTTTGAAACTTGATGCCCTGACCAGTCAGCCAGAACCAGGACAAGAACCTCCGTGCCTTAAGCCACAGACAGAGGGCGCTACAGCCAAG CTGTCAGCGTCTGAGTGGGAGTCCCAAGAGCAGCACCTGCTGGAGATGTTCCCAAAGTGCAGTTTGTCCGAAGCTCGCAGCGCTCTTTCCATCGCCAAAGGAGACATGGAGGAAGCAGTGCGCCTCATCATAGAGGGGGACGTCCAGCTCAGCCCCACTCCTATTAAT GTAAACCAAGGGAAGAGCATTTCCTCACTTGCAGACCAGAAACTTAAAGAGAGCATCCTGGAGAA GTACATGCTAGTGGACAGTGAGGAAGATAACAAAACCCATCGACCCGTTGCTCCCAAAGAC GCTCCAAAGAAGCTTGTTCGCTACCATGGTAACCAGGTAGTTACAACAAAAGGAGAGAGATATCAACTTGTGAAGAAAAACGAGACGGACGACATGAAGAAAACCTACGTCAACCTGAAACCGGCCCGAAAGTACAGGTTCCATTGA